A window of the Lepus europaeus isolate LE1 chromosome 5, mLepTim1.pri, whole genome shotgun sequence genome harbors these coding sequences:
- the KDF1 gene encoding keratinocyte differentiation factor 1 yields MPRPGHPRPSSGPPRLGPWEQPTELCLETYDKPAQPLPSHRARRPDPKDPGHYGPESITFISGSAEPAAEPPACCLLWRPWVWDWCRAAFCFRRCRDCLQRCGACVQGCSPCLSAGDSAEGAAEASWAKEHNGVPPSPDRAPPSRRDGQRLKSNMGSSFSYPDVKLKGIPVYPYRNTPSSAPDADSCCKEPLAEPPPLRHSLPSTLGSSPRGSEEYYSFHESDLDLPEMGSGSMSSREIDVLIFKKLTELFSVHQIDELAKCTSDTVFLEKTSKISDLISSITQDYHLDEQDAEGRLVRGIIRISTRKSRTRPQTSEGRSTRAAAPAAPAPDSGHETMVGSGLSQDELTVQISQETTADAIARKLRPYGAPGYPASRDSSFQGTDTDSSGAPLLQVYC; encoded by the exons ATGCCCCGCCCTGGACACCCCCGCCCATCATCTGGGCCACCACGTTTGGGACCCTGGGAGCAGCCAACAGAATTATGCCTGGAGACATACGATaagccagcccagcctctgccaagCCACCGAGCCCGTAGGCCAGACCCCAAggaccctggccattatggccccGAGAGCATTACCTTCATCTCTGGCTCCGCTGAGCCAGCtgccgagccccctgcctgctgcctgctctggcGACCCTGGGTGTGGGACTGGTGCCGGGCTGCCTTCTGCTTCCGCCGCTGCCGAGACTGCCTCCAGCGCTGTggagcctgtgtgcagggctgtaGCCCCTGCCTGTCTGCTGGGGACTCCGCTGAGGGGGCTGCCGAAGCCAGCTGGGCCAAGGAGCACAATGGTGTGCCCCCAAGCCCTGACCGTGCACCCCCCAGCCGGCGGGATGGCCAGCGACTCAAGTCAAACATGGGCAGCAGCTTCAGCTACCCTGACGTCAAGCTCAAAGGCATCCCTGTCTATCCTTATCGCAACACCCCGTCCTCAGCCCCTGACGCGGACTCCTGCTGCAAGGAGCCACTGGCCGAGCCCCCGCCCCTGCGGCACAGCCTGCCcagcaccctgggcagcagccccCGTGGCTCCGAGGAGTACTACTCTTTCCATGAGTCGGACCTGGACCTGCCGGAGATGGGCAGCGGCTCCATGTCGAGCCGGGAGATTGACGTGCTCATCTTCAAGAAGCTGACGGAGCTGTTCAGCGTGCACCAGATCGATGAGCTGGCCAAGTGCACGTCGGACACGGTGTTCCTGGAGAAGACCAGCAAGATCTCAGACCTCATCAGCAGCATCACGCAGGACTACCACCTGGACGAGCAGGACGCCGAGGGCCGCCTGGTGCGCGGCATCATTCGCATCAGTACCCGGAAGAGCCGCACCCGCCCACAGACCTCAGAGGGGCGCTCCACGCGGGCTGCTGCCCCCGCTGCCCCCGCCCCTGACAGTGGCCATGAGACCATGGTGGGCTCGGGTCTCAGCCAAGATG AGCTGACAGTGCAGATCTCCCAGGAGACCACGGCGGACGCCATCGCCCGGAAGCTAAGGCCTTATGGAGCCCCAG